The nucleotide sequence GTGGTCAGCCAATGGGCCAGGGTGTGCATCAACTCCAGCGCGCCCTGCACCGTGCTTTCGGGCTGGAGCGGGTGGACGTCGGCGAAGCCCGGCAGGCGGGCCATCTTCTCGTTCAGCCGCGGGTTGTGCTTCATGGTGCACGACCCCAGCGGGTAGAAGCCGGTGTCGATGGAATAGTTCTTCTGCGACAGGCGGGTGTAGTGGCGGACCACGGTGGGTTCCGCCAGACCCGGCAGGCCCACCCGCTCCCGCGGGGCGATGCCGCCCAGACGAAAGGCCACGTCGGGCACGTCGGGCAGATCGACGCCGCACTGGCCCACGCTGTCCTGTTCGAAGATCAGCGCCTCTTCGATCTGCAGGCCGCGGTTGCCGGAGATGGTGGCGCCGGAGTCCACGGGGGCGTCCGCCGGGGTTTCCGCCGCCGGGGTGGTCGGCCGTCCTTGGTTATTCATGTCACAGAACCTCCGCCAGGGCGGCAGCGAGCGCGTCGATGTCGGACGCGGTGGTGGTTTCGGTGGCGGCGACCAGCAGCAGGTCGGGGTGTTCACCGGCGAACAGGCGCGACACCGGCACACCGGCCAGGATGCCGCGGGCGGCCAACTGTTCCACCACATCCGCCGCCGGGCGGGACAGGCGGACGGTGAATTCGTTGAAGAAGCCGCTGTTCAGCACCTCCACCCCCTTCACCGCGGCCAGCTTGTCCGCCAGTTGCACGGCGGTGGCGTGGTTCAGGCGCGCCAGCTTGGTGAAGCCCGCCTCGCCCAGCAGCGACAGGTGGATGGAGAAGGCCAGCGCGCACAGGCCGGCGTTGGTGCAGATGTTCGACGTGGCCTTTTCGCGGCGGATGTGCTGCTCGCGGGTGGACAGCGTCAGCACGAAGCCGCGCTTGCCGTCGGCGTCCACGGTCTGGCCGCACAGGCGGCCCGGCATCTGGCGGACGTACTTGTCCTTCACCGCGAACAGGCCGACGTAGGGGCCGCCGAAGGTCAGCGGGTTGCCCAGCGACTGGCCTTCCGCCACCACCACGTCGGCACCCATGGCGCCGGGGGCGGGCAGCAGGCCGAGCGACACCACCTCGGTCACCACCACGATCAGCAGCGCACCCTTGGCCTTGCAGGCGGCGGACAGGGCGGACAGGTCGCGGACGTGACCGAAGACGCTGGGGTTCTGCACCACCACGCAGGCGGTGTCGGAATCCACCAGCGCTTCCAGATCCTCGGTGCCCAGCGGATCGGCGGGCTGGACCGCGGTGTCGAAACCGATGAAATGGGCGTCGGTGGTGGTGGTGTCGCGGTAATGGGGGTGCAGGCCACCGGACAGGATGGCCTTCTTCCGCCGGGTGACGCGGTTGGCCATCATCACCGCCTCGGCGCAGGCGGTCGCCCCGTCGTACATGGAGGCGTTGGCCACGTCCATGCCGGTCAGCAGCGCCACCTGGCTCTGGAACTCGAACAGAACCTGCAGCGTGCCCTGGCTCACCTCGGGCTGATAGGGGGTGTAGGCGGTGAGGAACTCACCGCGCTGCACCATGTAATCCACCGTCGCCGGCACATGGTGACGGTAGGCGCCGGCGCCCAGGAAGAAGGGCACCGAGCCGGCGGCCACGTTCTTCGCCGCCATGGCGGCCAGCGTGCGCTCGACCGCCAGTTCGCCCATGTGGTTGGGCAGCCCCTGAATGGGGCCGGAAAGGTGCGCCGCATCGGGCACGTCGCGGAACAGCGCGTCCACCGACGGCGCGCCGATGACGGACAGCATCTCCGCGCGGTCGGCCTCGGTCAGGGGCAGGTAACGCATCAGGCCAGCCCTTCCACATACGCCTTGTACGCGTCCTCATCCATCAGCCCGTCAAGCTGCGACGGGTCGGCGATGGTGATCTGATAGAACCAGCCGCCGGTCTGGGCGGCGGAGTTCACCAGGGCCGGTTCGTCCACCAGCGCCTCGTTGGCGGCGGTGACGGTACCGGCGACGGGGGCATAGACCTCCGACGCGGCCTTGACCGATTCGACCACGGCGGATTCGCCGCCCTGGGTCAGTTCGCGGCCCACCTCGGGCAGTTCCACGAACACCACGTCGCCAAGCTGGCTCTGGGCGTAGTCGCTGATGCCGACGGTGCCGGTGGTGCCGTCCACCTTAATCCACTCGTGGTCCTTGGTGTACTTCACGGTCATGGGGGGTATCCTTGACAAAAAATGGGAGGAAAAGAGGCTCAGCCCCGGTAATAGCGCTGGGGCACGAAGGGGGTGGGCGCCACGCGGGCCGGCAGCGGCTTGCCGCGCACGTTCAGCGTCAGGGCGGTGCCGGGGGCGGCGTGGGCGATGTCCACATAGCCCATGGCGACGGGGCCGTTGGCCGTGGGGCCGAAGCCGCCGCTGGTGATCTCGCCGATGGTGGTGCCGGCGGCGTCCTGGATCCCGGTGTGTTCACGGGCGGGCTGACGGCCGTCGGGGCGCAGGCCGACGCGGCGGCGGGTGGCCCCCTCGGCCAGCTGCTTCAGGATGATGCCCGCACCGGGGAAGCCGCCCTCGGCACGGCGGCGCTTCGGAAGAGTCCATTCCAGCGCCGCTTCCACCGGGGTGGTGGTGGTGGTGATGTCGTGGCCGTACAGGCACAGACCGGCTTCCAGCCGCAGGGAATCGCGGGCACCCAGGCCGATGGCCTCCACCCCGTCCTCGGCCAGCAGGGCGCGGGCGATGGCCTCGGCGTCGGCCGAGGCGCAGGAGATCTCGTACCCGTCCTCACCCGTGTAGCCGGAGCGGGTGATGAGCACGGGGATGCCCTTGAAGGTGGCCGGCAGCAGGCTCATGAATTTCATAGTGGCGGCTTCGGGGATGAAGCGGGCCAGCACGGCGGCGGCCTCCGGCCCCTGGAGCGCCATCAGGGCCGCGTCGGGCAGCGGCTCCACATCCACCTTGCCCTTCAGGGCGTTGGTCAGGTGGGCGATGTCCTGCTCCTTGCAGGCGGCGTTGACCACGAGGAACAGATGATCGCCGGCGTTGGTGACCATCAGGTCGTCGAGAATGCCGCCCTGGTCGTTGGTGAACAGGGTGTAGCGCATGCGGCCCTGTCCCAGGCCGCGGATGTCGCCGGGCACCAGGGTTTCCAGCGCCGCCGCCGGGTCATCGCCCACCAGCCGCACCTGCCCCATGTGGGACACGTCGAACAGCCCGGCGCGGGCGCGGGTGTGCAGATGTTCCTTCAGGATGCCGGCGGGGTACTGCACCGGCATGTCATAGCCGGCAAAGGGCACCATGCGGGCCTTCAACTCCACATGGAGCGCGTGAAGGGGGGTGCTTTTAAGCGGGGTGGCGGGGTCGTGATCGGCCACGGGCGGTCCTCCGGCAAAGGGTCACCTCCCACGCGGGGATATCCCGGTGGGATTGGGTGCCCCTCTGTCTTGGACCTGAGAGATTCACCGGAAACTCCGTGCGGGGCACGGGCGCGTCCGGCTTACTCCTTCGGTGGGAAACGCCCTTATGAGGACGCGTCCGCTTTCCAGAGTGCCTTTCCCTGCGGTCCTTTTGCCTGAGAGTTTCCGGGGCGGTTGCTCCTTCGGCGCCGCCCCGGCCATGTCTGGCTGGACGGTCTCTCCCGCGAGGGGTCGTCGGCTGTGCCCCTACCCTAAGCCCGGCGGGGGCAAAGTCAACGGCAATCGGCCGGGCGGCTTCGCATCACCACCGGGGCGGGTGGACAGGGGCCGGCTGGTCGCGTGCATCATACTTATGAATTCGTGCAGGCAGTACCATGGCCGCCGGCACCGCGAGGCTGAGGAAACCATGATGATGCTGGCTCAGATCCGGGAACTCATGGCACGAATCGACGCAAAACTGGACGAGCCGTACCTGCGCTCACCCCACGGGTTCCAGCCCGACTGATTCCGCGCCGGGCCGGGCCGTCAGCCCCGCACTCTCCCGCACGGCACTGCGCGACAGCACGGTGGTCAGGGTGCCGCCCTGCAGCACGGTCAGATCCCACACGCGGGTTTTCATCCCCGCCCCGGCCAGATGCACGATGCCCAGCGGGGTGTACGGGGCGTTGGGTTCCACCAGCACCCGCCGTTCGGCGTCCCACCACGGCGCGCCCTTGCCGCAGAACCAGTTGGCCAGCGCCGGCAGGAAGGTAGTGGGCAGGCGGCCGCCGTACACCACCTTGTTCAGCGCCGTCTGTTCCGACAGGCACATATAGAAATTCTGCGGGCCGGAGGGGCGGCGCCACCACGAGCGGCGGTTCAGCGCCTCGTCGTGCGCCTTGGCCCAGGCGTCCCAATGGGGGGCGCCGGCCCGCAGCGCCCAGGCACCGCCGTTCAGGATCGGGTTGCGGCCCAGGCGGTAGCCGGCGCGCACGCCATAGCTCCAGGCGAACGCCTTCTGGTTCTGGCCCCACAGCTTGGGCGGCTTGCGCACGGTCCAATAGCTGCGGTCCAGTTCCGGCACGATGGCAAGGTTGCCGCGGCGGGCGGCGTCCACATACCAGCGCAGCACCGCCTGATCCTGGACCCACAGGTCGGAATCCAGCCACAGATAGATGTCGTAACCGGGGAAATGCCGCGGCACATGGGGCCGCGACGCCAGGGAGCGGTAATGGCTGGGCATCCGATCCCGGCCGGGAAAATCCACGTCCCAGCCGGGGATGACCAGCGTGCAGCCGCGCGCCTCCAGCCAGCCGCGCTGGTCGGGCGTCAGCCCCACGTCGAAGATGCCCAGGGGAAGCCCGGCGCCGTCCAGGCTGTCCATCAGGTCGCGCAACAGCCCGAAATAGCCGGCGTCCGCCGCCGTCACGGCCAGAACGCCGTCGAAATCCCCCACGGGCATTCCGTTCCCCGTCCTTACTTGCTGCGCACCAGGGCGGCGCGGTTGAAGGCCAGTTCCTCGTTGCTGAGCTGGAAGCCGATGTAGATCCGCCAGTCCTTGGCGTTGGCGTCCTTGGGCAGGGGGATGGTCTGGGACAGTTCCTCGCGGTTGCCGGCGCGGGTCTGGCCGGACGCGAAATCGACGGTGGTGTCGAATTCCCGCTTGCTGCCGCCGGTCGGCTCCGCCCCCGGCGGGACCACGGCGACGAAATAGCGGTATTTGGCCTGCGATCCGGCCAGGGCGGGGCCGCGTTCGGCCAGCAGGGTCACGGCGACGTTCACCGTCACGCCGTCGTCCCGGTATTCGCAATTGCCGTTGTAATCGCTGAGCACGCCATGGGACACGACGTCGCCCGGCTCCCGCCCCTTGCCGGGGCGGAACTGCACCACCTCGGACAATTCGCGTACGATGCCGACGCGGGGGCAGGCAAAGGCGGCGTCCTTGGCCTTTTCCTCCGCTGTCTTGCCGCTGAAGAACCCGCCGCCGCCGCACCCGGCCAGGGCCAGCAGCGCCGTCCCCATCAGAGCTTTGCGGGCAAGGGAAGCTGTATTACCGTCCAGGCGAGGCATCGGCGAACCATCCGGTCTGTTGGGTGTCGTCAGTGTGTCGGTATCGTCACGGGCGGACTGTAGAGAACCGCCACGCTTCAGACAAGCACGAGGGGTCTGCCCACAGGATGCGGCAAGCGCACCGGCGGGACAACCCGGACCCTTGGAATAGAACGCTCTCGGGAACAGAACAGCCATGCACCACACCCCCGCCAAACCGCCCCTGACCATCCTGCTGGCCGCACCCCGCGGATTCTGCGCCGGGGTGGACCGGGCCATCCAGATCGTGGAGGCGGCGCTGGACCGTTTCGGCCCCCCC is from Azospirillum fermentarium and encodes:
- the gcvPA gene encoding aminomethyl-transferring glycine dehydrogenase subunit GcvPA, which gives rise to MRYLPLTEADRAEMLSVIGAPSVDALFRDVPDAAHLSGPIQGLPNHMGELAVERTLAAMAAKNVAAGSVPFFLGAGAYRHHVPATVDYMVQRGEFLTAYTPYQPEVSQGTLQVLFEFQSQVALLTGMDVANASMYDGATACAEAVMMANRVTRRKKAILSGGLHPHYRDTTTTDAHFIGFDTAVQPADPLGTEDLEALVDSDTACVVVQNPSVFGHVRDLSALSAACKAKGALLIVVVTEVVSLGLLPAPGAMGADVVVAEGQSLGNPLTFGGPYVGLFAVKDKYVRQMPGRLCGQTVDADGKRGFVLTLSTREQHIRREKATSNICTNAGLCALAFSIHLSLLGEAGFTKLARLNHATAVQLADKLAAVKGVEVLNSGFFNEFTVRLSRPAADVVEQLAARGILAGVPVSRLFAGEHPDLLLVAATETTTASDIDALAAALAEVL
- the gcvH gene encoding glycine cleavage system protein GcvH — protein: MTVKYTKDHEWIKVDGTTGTVGISDYAQSQLGDVVFVELPEVGRELTQGGESAVVESVKAASEVYAPVAGTVTAANEALVDEPALVNSAAQTGGWFYQITIADPSQLDGLMDEDAYKAYVEGLA
- the gcvT gene encoding glycine cleavage system aminomethyltransferase GcvT, which codes for MADHDPATPLKSTPLHALHVELKARMVPFAGYDMPVQYPAGILKEHLHTRARAGLFDVSHMGQVRLVGDDPAAALETLVPGDIRGLGQGRMRYTLFTNDQGGILDDLMVTNAGDHLFLVVNAACKEQDIAHLTNALKGKVDVEPLPDAALMALQGPEAAAVLARFIPEAATMKFMSLLPATFKGIPVLITRSGYTGEDGYEISCASADAEAIARALLAEDGVEAIGLGARDSLRLEAGLCLYGHDITTTTTPVEAALEWTLPKRRRAEGGFPGAGIILKQLAEGATRRRVGLRPDGRQPAREHTGIQDAAGTTIGEITSGGFGPTANGPVAMGYVDIAHAAPGTALTLNVRGKPLPARVAPTPFVPQRYYRG